Proteins encoded by one window of Chrysiogenes arsenatis DSM 11915:
- a CDS encoding DUF445 domain-containing protein — MELKLLLMPLIGLFIGWGTNVLAVKMLFRPHRPLHILGINFQGILPKRRTEIARKIAETVQDELLSIHEITRIFERFDIKEHIDTAIEELVRNKLKNRILEKIPMLAPMVESLLPKIQPAIVEELYLQAVQIKKAMIEQIHDEVDIAEIVVEKLDLYDLNEFESLILKVAQKELRHIEVLGAVLGFAIGSIQALIIYYL, encoded by the coding sequence GTGGAACTCAAACTTTTGCTTATGCCATTGATAGGTTTATTTATTGGTTGGGGAACGAATGTTCTTGCGGTGAAAATGCTTTTTCGTCCCCACCGTCCACTGCATATTCTCGGCATAAACTTTCAGGGAATTCTCCCGAAGCGACGCACAGAGATTGCTCGAAAAATTGCGGAAACAGTACAGGACGAGCTTCTTTCGATCCATGAAATTACCCGTATTTTTGAACGGTTCGATATTAAGGAACACATTGATACGGCGATAGAAGAGTTAGTGCGGAATAAACTAAAGAATCGCATCCTTGAAAAAATTCCGATGCTGGCGCCTATGGTCGAAAGTTTACTGCCAAAAATTCAACCTGCGATTGTTGAAGAGCTTTATCTGCAAGCGGTTCAAATCAAAAAAGCGATGATTGAGCAGATTCATGACGAAGTTGATATTGCGGAAATCGTGGTGGAGAAGCTTGATCTTTATGACCTTAACGAGTTTGAATCATTAATATTAAAGGTAGCGCAGAAAGAATTGCGCCATATTGAAGTGCTTGGCGCGGTACTGGGTTTTGCGATCGGGAGTATTCAGGCGTTGATTATTTACTACCTCTAA
- a CDS encoding 4Fe-4S binding protein gives MAYVISDACVNCGACEPECPVSAISQGDTQYVIDADTCIDCGACEAVCPTGAISAG, from the coding sequence ATGGCTTATGTAATCAGTGATGCATGTGTAAATTGTGGCGCATGCGAACCAGAGTGCCCAGTATCTGCTATCTCTCAAGGCGACACTCAATACGTTATCGATGCTGATACATGCATTGATTGCGGCGCATGCGAAGCAGTATGCCCAACTGGTGCTATCTCTGCAGGCTAA
- the thiC gene encoding phosphomethylpyrimidine synthase ThiC yields the protein MTNVTQMHRARKGEITAEMKIVATAEQLDPEFIRSEVARGRMVIPANINHKNIVPIAIGINAKCKVNANIGNSKLSSGLDEELDKLRKSIRYGADTVMDLSTGDNINVIRQAIIDHSPVPIGTVPMYQAMEEVERVEELTAAGILRVIEEQAIQGVDYMTVHCGILQRHIPMAVKRTTGIVSRGGSLMALWMQHHNAENPIYTHYDELLQICKKYDVTLSLGDSLRPGCQADASDEAQLSELEVLGELCLRAWEQDVQVMIEGPGHVPFDQIEYNIKKQIEVCHEAPFYVLGPLVTDIAPGYDHITGAIGGTMAAYHGAAMLCYVTPKEHLGLPNSEDVRNGIIAFKIAAHAGDIARNRPGARQRDDEMSRARFAFDWNRQFELSLDPDRARQYRMESLPEEMKGNCETDHCTMCGPKFCSMNISHQMIETANKG from the coding sequence ATGACGAACGTGACACAGATGCACCGTGCCCGCAAAGGGGAAATCACAGCCGAAATGAAAATCGTTGCGACAGCTGAGCAGCTCGACCCAGAGTTTATCCGCAGCGAAGTTGCCCGTGGCCGGATGGTTATTCCTGCCAATATTAACCATAAAAACATTGTGCCGATTGCCATTGGGATCAATGCCAAATGTAAAGTCAATGCCAACATCGGCAACTCGAAGCTTTCCAGTGGCCTTGACGAAGAGCTGGACAAGCTGCGCAAATCAATCCGCTACGGTGCTGATACCGTTATGGATCTTTCCACCGGCGATAATATCAACGTTATCCGCCAAGCAATAATCGACCACTCCCCCGTTCCTATCGGCACCGTGCCAATGTATCAGGCTATGGAAGAAGTGGAGCGAGTTGAAGAATTGACCGCCGCTGGCATCCTGCGCGTGATCGAAGAGCAAGCAATACAAGGGGTCGATTATATGACCGTTCATTGCGGCATTTTGCAACGCCATATCCCAATGGCAGTCAAGCGGACAACAGGAATCGTCAGCCGTGGCGGTTCGCTGATGGCGCTATGGATGCAGCACCACAACGCGGAAAATCCAATCTACACCCACTATGACGAATTACTTCAGATTTGCAAAAAATACGACGTTACGCTGTCGCTCGGCGATTCGCTCCGCCCCGGCTGTCAAGCCGATGCCTCTGATGAAGCGCAGCTCAGCGAACTCGAAGTACTCGGCGAACTCTGCCTGCGTGCCTGGGAGCAAGATGTGCAGGTGATGATTGAAGGGCCAGGACACGTCCCGTTCGACCAAATCGAATACAACATTAAGAAGCAAATTGAAGTGTGCCATGAAGCCCCTTTCTACGTACTCGGCCCACTCGTAACCGACATCGCTCCTGGCTACGATCACATTACCGGTGCGATTGGCGGCACGATGGCGGCGTATCACGGCGCAGCGATGTTGTGCTATGTGACTCCCAAAGAACACCTTGGCTTGCCAAATAGCGAAGATGTCCGCAACGGCATTATTGCCTTTAAAATTGCGGCTCACGCTGGTGACATTGCCCGCAACCGCCCCGGTGCGCGCCAACGCGACGACGAAATGAGCCGAGCGCGCTTTGCGTTTGATTGGAACCGTCAGTTTGAACTCTCGCTCGATCCCGACCGTGCACGCCAGTATCGCATGGAAAGTCTGCCGGAAGAGATGAAGGGAAATTGTGAAACAGACCACTGCACCATGTGTGGGCCAAAATTTTGCTCAATGAATATTTCACATCAAATGATAGAAACCGCAAACAAGGGGTGA
- the thiS gene encoding sulfur carrier protein ThiS: protein MAQINGRPVELSDTLTVNQLKEKLGITATRLAVEVDGTLLYPENFEEARITNDSVVEVITLVGGG from the coding sequence ATGGCACAGATTAACGGACGACCCGTCGAGCTGAGTGACACACTCACCGTCAATCAACTGAAAGAAAAACTTGGCATCACGGCAACGCGCCTCGCGGTCGAAGTTGATGGCACGTTGCTCTATCCCGAAAACTTTGAAGAAGCACGCATTACCAACGACTCCGTGGTAGAAGTCATTACTCTTGTTGGCGGGGGCTGA
- a CDS encoding thiazole synthase, with amino-acid sequence MSQDFLTIAGRQFRSRLFVGTGKFASNQIMRQAIDASESEVVTVALRRVNLDAPQDDMLASIDISRILLLPNTAGARSAEEAIRLARYARSAGCPNWIKLEVTPDPRYLLPDPIETLKAAEILVKEGFIVLPYINADPILCKHLEEAGCATVMPLGSPIGSNKGIKTRENLQIIIEQAKVPVIVDAGLGAPSHAAEAMEMGADAVLVNTAIAVAGNPVAMARAFAKGTQAGREAYLAALAPESSIAEASSPLAGLMWS; translated from the coding sequence ATGTCACAAGATTTTTTGACCATTGCTGGCCGCCAGTTTCGCTCACGCCTTTTTGTGGGTACCGGAAAATTTGCCAGTAACCAGATCATGCGCCAAGCTATCGACGCATCTGAGAGCGAAGTGGTAACGGTCGCGCTGCGTCGCGTCAACCTTGATGCACCGCAAGACGACATGCTTGCTTCCATCGATATCAGCCGCATCTTGCTGCTCCCCAATACTGCTGGAGCGCGCAGTGCCGAAGAAGCTATCCGCCTTGCCCGTTATGCCCGCAGTGCCGGATGTCCTAACTGGATCAAGCTGGAAGTGACACCCGATCCGCGCTATCTACTCCCAGATCCGATTGAAACACTCAAAGCGGCAGAAATTCTTGTCAAAGAAGGGTTCATCGTGTTGCCGTATATTAATGCCGACCCGATCCTCTGCAAGCATTTGGAAGAAGCTGGTTGTGCCACCGTCATGCCACTTGGCAGTCCGATTGGTTCCAATAAAGGGATTAAAACACGCGAAAATCTGCAAATCATCATTGAACAAGCGAAAGTACCCGTCATCGTCGATGCCGGACTGGGGGCGCCATCCCACGCCGCCGAAGCGATGGAGATGGGTGCCGATGCCGTTTTGGTCAACACCGCTATTGCCGTAGCAGGAAATCCCGTCGCCATGGCACGCGCCTTTGCCAAAGGGACACAAGCAGGACGTGAAGCGTATCTGGCAGCATTAGCACCAGAATCTTCCATCGCCGAAGCGTCAAGCCCCCTCGCTGGGCTGATGTGGAGCTAA
- the thiH gene encoding 2-iminoacetate synthase ThiH: MYSDVFKTINQGELLHWIENSTAADVQRALGKEKLDVRDFIALISPSADEFLPKIAEKARQLTVQRFGRTILMYAPLYVSNYCTNACVYCGFNHGNDVGRVCLTFDEVEQEAAAIAAEGFRHLLLVSGEDERYCDTPYLAAVAKQLKPRFSSIGVEVQPLSTEDYSTLVENGVDALTIYQETYEQNLYKHVHPGGKKSRFAWRLDTPDRGAQAGMRKIGIGVLLGLGNFRLDAANVALHAQYLMKNYWRTQVSVSFPRLREAAGGYQPNDPVSDKDLFKIICAFRLFTVDAVLVLSTRESAKFRDLVFPYGVTQMSAGSRTNPGGYTNAESIAEVQFHIEDDRTPDEVAKTLAKHGYEAVWKDWDKLLA, from the coding sequence ATGTACTCTGACGTTTTCAAAACGATCAATCAGGGCGAGTTGCTCCATTGGATCGAGAACAGCACGGCGGCTGACGTACAGCGGGCGCTCGGCAAAGAAAAACTCGACGTGCGCGACTTTATCGCGCTGATCTCGCCATCCGCCGATGAATTTCTGCCAAAAATTGCGGAAAAAGCACGCCAACTGACAGTACAACGCTTTGGACGCACTATCCTGATGTACGCGCCGCTCTATGTCAGCAATTACTGCACGAACGCGTGCGTCTACTGCGGCTTCAACCATGGCAACGATGTTGGACGTGTCTGCCTGACCTTTGACGAGGTAGAGCAAGAAGCCGCTGCGATTGCCGCCGAAGGATTTCGCCATCTCCTGCTGGTTTCCGGTGAAGATGAGCGGTACTGCGATACCCCATATCTGGCGGCAGTAGCCAAACAACTCAAGCCGCGCTTTAGCTCGATTGGCGTTGAGGTACAACCGCTAAGCACAGAAGACTACAGCACACTTGTAGAGAACGGTGTTGATGCGTTAACAATTTACCAAGAAACCTACGAGCAGAATCTCTACAAACACGTCCATCCGGGTGGCAAGAAAAGTCGCTTTGCGTGGCGACTCGATACGCCGGATCGCGGTGCTCAGGCTGGAATGCGTAAAATCGGCATCGGTGTATTGCTGGGGTTAGGCAATTTCCGTCTCGATGCGGCCAACGTCGCACTGCATGCGCAATACCTGATGAAAAACTACTGGCGCACGCAAGTGTCAGTATCATTTCCACGACTACGTGAAGCCGCTGGAGGCTATCAACCCAATGATCCGGTTTCGGATAAAGACCTCTTTAAAATCATCTGTGCCTTTCGTCTCTTTACGGTCGATGCTGTGCTGGTGCTTTCGACCCGTGAATCGGCAAAATTCCGCGACCTCGTGTTCCCATATGGGGTAACGCAAATGTCAGCCGGATCGCGTACCAATCCCGGTGGCTACACCAACGCCGAGAGCATTGCGGAAGTGCAGTTCCATATCGAAGACGACCGCACACCGGACGAAGTGGCAAAAACCCTTGCTAAACATGGGTACGAAGCAGTCTGGAAAGATTGGGATAAGCTGCTGGCGTAA
- a CDS encoding sigma-54 interaction domain-containing protein: MNTEMRFLKTALSLIHSSRNIKMSVNTVLRLLSENYGARYPSLFLKDMVTGHFTLEVSPEIAPDQKSDISQQINEWPLLSSLNVSGVVILSPDDLAASGNPFTEFARVSDTSAHFVMLAVEEPTRSLPAAFLTCYLPATPDFGRAIEVMRLFTKMLFFPLSNYGYRLTWDESNERGNATNALDGIIGQSTPMREVADLVRRIAASRASVLITGESGTGKELIARAIHDLSIRSSCQFVAVNCAALSHTVIESELFGHEKGAFTGAVSRRIGRFEKANGGTLFLDEIGEVSPEFQSKLLRVLQEGEFERVGSNETIKVDVRILCATNINLAEAVSKRIFREDLYYRINVVNIALPPLRDRGEDISLLAQHFMNQLNQEQSPNNVVKIRPHDFALLRNQPWYGNVRELQNAVHRAYLEQQDGWARFHFVRPLRGEFASLVAVMPETEVHHPDDDVAYEREKIEQALQRARGIQTEAARVLGITVRQLRYRIAKYQMSVRKF; encoded by the coding sequence TTGAATACGGAAATGCGTTTCTTAAAAACGGCTCTCTCTTTGATCCATTCATCCCGCAACATAAAAATGAGCGTCAATACTGTGTTACGGCTCCTCAGCGAAAACTATGGTGCGCGCTACCCATCGCTTTTCCTCAAGGATATGGTTACCGGACACTTTACCTTGGAAGTATCTCCAGAAATTGCGCCTGACCAAAAGAGTGACATTTCACAACAAATAAATGAATGGCCACTCCTTTCGAGTCTCAATGTCTCTGGTGTCGTCATTTTGTCGCCTGACGACCTTGCAGCTTCTGGAAACCCTTTTACCGAGTTTGCTCGCGTGTCGGATACGAGTGCCCATTTTGTCATGCTTGCGGTAGAAGAACCGACCCGCAGCCTTCCCGCTGCTTTCCTGACCTGCTATCTTCCTGCAACGCCAGACTTTGGTCGAGCGATAGAGGTGATGCGACTTTTTACAAAAATGCTTTTTTTTCCACTGAGTAATTATGGGTATCGACTGACGTGGGATGAAAGTAATGAGCGGGGCAACGCGACCAACGCCCTTGATGGCATTATCGGGCAGTCGACCCCTATGCGTGAAGTCGCCGATCTTGTGCGGCGTATTGCCGCTAGTCGGGCAAGCGTCCTTATTACCGGCGAATCTGGCACCGGCAAAGAGTTGATTGCTCGCGCTATCCACGACCTTTCTATCCGTTCCTCTTGCCAATTTGTGGCGGTAAACTGTGCCGCGCTTTCCCATACCGTTATAGAAAGCGAACTCTTCGGGCATGAAAAAGGAGCTTTTACCGGCGCTGTTTCGCGCCGCATTGGCCGTTTTGAAAAAGCCAACGGCGGCACACTGTTTTTGGATGAAATTGGGGAAGTGTCACCAGAATTTCAAAGCAAACTTTTACGCGTTCTGCAAGAAGGGGAATTTGAACGGGTTGGCAGCAACGAAACCATTAAAGTAGATGTGCGAATTTTATGCGCGACCAATATTAATCTTGCCGAAGCGGTCAGTAAGCGAATATTCCGTGAGGATCTTTACTATCGCATTAACGTCGTAAACATTGCGTTGCCACCACTGCGTGACCGGGGTGAAGACATATCACTTCTGGCGCAACATTTTATGAATCAACTCAACCAAGAGCAGAGTCCAAACAACGTGGTTAAAATTCGACCGCATGACTTTGCACTCTTACGAAACCAGCCATGGTACGGCAATGTCCGTGAACTGCAGAACGCGGTTCATCGCGCTTACCTTGAACAACAAGACGGATGGGCACGCTTCCATTTTGTGCGACCATTGCGGGGCGAATTCGCCTCACTGGTAGCGGTTATGCCTGAAACAGAAGTTCACCATCCTGACGATGACGTCGCTTACGAAAGAGAAAAAATTGAGCAGGCGCTTCAGCGCGCTCGTGGCATCCAAACCGAAGCCGCACGAGTGTTGGGCATCACTGTGCGGCAATTGCGGTATCGGATTGCGAAATATCAAATGAGCGTGCGTAAATTTTAG
- the amt gene encoding ammonium transporter, translating to MEEVLAGADVQYILSSFLMVFAGILVMFMAAGFAMLESGLTRSKNTATILTKNVLIFSIASVLYYILGYNLMYGDGNALFGTGFALSGISYDTHSVYADFFFQVVFVATAASVVSGSVAERMKLWPFLFFTAVLTMIIYPIQGHWTWGGSLTEEGMILEGFSDFAGSTIVHSVGGWAALAGVLLLGARKGKYGENGKARAIPGSNIPMATLGTFILWFGWFGFNGGSQLAMGTIEDIDAIGLVVASTNTAAAAGAITAAILTGLMYKKVDITMVLNGALGGLVGITAGPDVSPAIAIIVGIVAAILIIIAVPLFDKLRIDDPVGALSVHLVNGIWGTLAVGIFNADVSLFAQIKGIVLIGAFVFITSLIVWGILKMVVGLRVDEDVEVEGLDLAECGLEAYPEFGKGARKLF from the coding sequence ATGGAAGAGGTTCTAGCAGGTGCGGATGTGCAATACATCCTGAGTTCTTTCCTCATGGTCTTTGCCGGAATTTTGGTTATGTTCATGGCAGCCGGATTTGCCATGTTGGAATCGGGGCTTACGCGCAGTAAGAACACCGCGACTATTTTAACCAAAAACGTGTTGATTTTCTCTATCGCATCCGTGCTCTATTATATTCTTGGGTATAATTTGATGTACGGCGACGGCAATGCTCTCTTCGGCACAGGCTTTGCCCTAAGTGGTATTAGCTACGATACGCATTCCGTTTATGCAGACTTCTTTTTCCAAGTGGTATTCGTAGCAACAGCAGCTTCGGTTGTATCCGGTTCGGTTGCTGAGCGGATGAAGCTTTGGCCCTTCCTGTTCTTTACGGCAGTGCTGACGATGATCATTTATCCTATTCAAGGGCACTGGACATGGGGTGGATCGCTCACTGAAGAAGGGATGATTTTGGAAGGATTTTCTGACTTTGCGGGTTCAACGATTGTTCACTCGGTTGGCGGCTGGGCAGCATTGGCTGGCGTTCTCTTGCTGGGTGCTCGCAAAGGAAAATATGGCGAAAACGGGAAAGCTCGCGCTATTCCAGGTTCAAACATTCCCATGGCAACTCTGGGGACATTTATTCTCTGGTTTGGTTGGTTCGGCTTTAACGGTGGTTCGCAGCTCGCCATGGGGACGATTGAAGATATCGATGCTATTGGTCTTGTCGTTGCGTCAACCAACACGGCAGCAGCAGCAGGCGCCATCACTGCGGCTATCCTTACCGGACTTATGTACAAGAAAGTTGATATAACAATGGTGCTGAACGGAGCGTTGGGTGGCCTTGTCGGGATCACCGCTGGCCCAGATGTCTCTCCGGCTATTGCCATCATTGTCGGTATTGTCGCTGCCATACTCATCATTATCGCCGTTCCTCTTTTCGATAAATTGCGCATAGACGATCCCGTTGGTGCTTTGTCCGTACACCTCGTCAATGGCATCTGGGGAACGCTAGCCGTCGGGATATTTAACGCTGATGTTTCGCTCTTTGCACAGATTAAGGGTATTGTCCTGATTGGCGCCTTCGTCTTCATCACTTCTCTCATCGTCTGGGGAATTCTCAAGATGGTTGTGGGTCTGCGCGTTGATGAAGATGTCGAAGTTGAAGGGCTTGACCTTGCAGAATGCGGACTGGAAGCGTATCCCGAATTCGGTAAAGGGGCTCGGAAATTGTTTTAG
- a CDS encoding aldehyde dehydrogenase family protein — protein sequence MAKKLFINGHWQETSETITVRSPYDGKVVGEMYAATPLVVADAINAAWDARKAMARLTAAERGAILDRLSALLVLHREEIAATITAEAGKGIAFSRGEVDRSAETFKFAADEARRLCGELIPYDAAVSGKNRFGYYKRYPIGVIAAITPFNFPLNLVAHKVGPAIAAGCPILLKPASSTPLTSHRLVELLLEAGLPACGIQLLVGSGRVVGNALVESDKVHMVTFTGSPAVGLEIRAKAGIKKVTLELGSNSAAIIHEDADVTQALPRCVIGAFANSGQVCISIQRIYIHRSRYQEFRDAFIAAVQAAQVGNPADEKTLVGPMINASEVERVAGWIDDAVRQGATLLCGGKRSGTMLEPTVLENTTEAMDIVSEEAFAPVVSLMAYDTLDEVIERVNNSQFGLQAGIFTRDIKTAFYAIDHLEVGGVMVGDMPTFRVDQMPYGGVKLSGTGREGARYSVEEMTELKTVMFNLN from the coding sequence ATGGCAAAAAAACTGTTCATCAATGGACACTGGCAGGAAACATCGGAAACAATAACAGTACGCAGCCCATATGACGGAAAAGTGGTAGGTGAAATGTATGCTGCCACACCACTTGTCGTAGCGGATGCCATCAATGCAGCGTGGGATGCGCGAAAAGCCATGGCAAGATTAACGGCGGCGGAACGTGGCGCAATACTGGATCGTCTCTCTGCGCTTCTCGTGCTTCACCGCGAAGAGATTGCGGCTACCATTACTGCCGAAGCGGGGAAAGGGATTGCCTTTTCCCGTGGCGAAGTTGACCGCAGTGCAGAGACGTTCAAGTTTGCGGCGGACGAAGCGCGTCGTTTGTGCGGCGAGCTCATACCGTATGACGCTGCTGTCTCCGGTAAGAATCGCTTTGGCTACTATAAGCGGTACCCAATAGGGGTGATTGCAGCCATTACACCGTTTAATTTCCCGCTTAATCTTGTCGCGCACAAAGTTGGGCCGGCGATTGCAGCGGGATGCCCCATCCTCCTGAAACCTGCTTCTTCAACACCACTCACCTCACACCGTCTTGTTGAGCTTCTACTCGAAGCCGGCCTTCCGGCGTGTGGCATTCAATTATTAGTTGGCTCTGGTCGCGTGGTAGGGAATGCGCTGGTGGAATCGGATAAAGTCCATATGGTTACATTTACCGGCTCTCCAGCCGTCGGTTTGGAGATTCGCGCGAAAGCTGGGATTAAAAAGGTGACGCTGGAGCTTGGATCAAACTCAGCGGCGATTATTCATGAGGACGCAGATGTGACGCAGGCCCTTCCGCGTTGTGTGATTGGCGCATTTGCGAATTCTGGGCAAGTGTGCATCAGCATTCAGCGCATTTACATTCACCGCAGTCGCTATCAGGAGTTCCGCGATGCTTTTATTGCCGCAGTGCAGGCCGCACAAGTGGGCAACCCAGCGGATGAAAAAACATTGGTGGGGCCGATGATCAATGCTAGCGAAGTTGAGCGCGTCGCGGGGTGGATCGATGATGCCGTGCGGCAAGGGGCAACACTCTTGTGTGGCGGAAAACGGAGCGGTACGATGCTTGAACCTACGGTACTCGAAAATACCACCGAAGCTATGGATATCGTCAGCGAAGAGGCATTTGCCCCAGTCGTGTCACTCATGGCATACGATACGTTGGACGAAGTTATTGAACGGGTGAACAACTCGCAATTCGGGCTTCAAGCCGGTATTTTTACGCGTGACATCAAAACCGCTTTTTATGCGATCGATCACCTCGAAGTTGGCGGGGTCATGGTAGGCGATATGCCAACCTTCCGCGTCGATCAGATGCCGTATGGTGGCGTGAAGCTCAGTGGCACCGGTCGCGAAGGGGCACGATATAGTGTCGAAGAGATGACAGAATTAAAAACCGTGATGTTTAATTTAAACTGA
- a CDS encoding NAD(P)H-quinone oxidoreductase, with product MKAVLLSGFGGLDVLRVGEAEKPVPAAGQVLVKVVASSINRPDIVQREGNYPPPKGDSEILGLEVAGTVEALGDGVTNWKVGDRVMTLVGGGGYAEYAVAYANHLMPIPSSMSFEEAACVCESYITAFLNIFMIGELEDGQTIIIHGGGGGVNTAGIQLVRALAPNCKIIVTASPEKIDRVQELGVDLVINYKENPDFTGIIKEYTNKAGVDLILDHIGAKYLAPNMNSLGYKGKLVIIGVTSGIKAELNLALMMVKRQQIIGSVLRSRPVKEKGEIVAEFTRRALPKFADRTIVPLIHATFPIEQIVDAHRTMDEDAHFGKIVLKIAQ from the coding sequence ATGAAAGCAGTTTTACTCTCAGGCTTTGGTGGCCTAGACGTCCTTCGTGTCGGCGAAGCAGAAAAACCTGTTCCCGCGGCAGGGCAGGTGTTGGTTAAAGTGGTAGCATCTTCGATTAACCGTCCTGACATTGTGCAGCGCGAAGGGAATTATCCGCCACCCAAAGGTGATTCGGAAATTTTGGGATTGGAAGTGGCTGGCACCGTAGAAGCACTTGGCGATGGCGTGACGAACTGGAAGGTGGGCGACCGCGTGATGACACTGGTCGGTGGTGGCGGATATGCGGAATATGCCGTCGCGTATGCGAATCACCTCATGCCGATTCCAAGCAGCATGAGTTTTGAAGAAGCCGCGTGTGTGTGCGAATCCTACATTACGGCGTTTCTGAATATCTTCATGATTGGCGAACTCGAAGATGGACAAACCATCATCATTCATGGCGGCGGCGGCGGTGTCAATACCGCTGGCATCCAACTTGTCCGCGCCTTGGCACCAAACTGCAAAATCATCGTCACCGCTTCGCCGGAAAAAATAGATCGCGTACAAGAACTGGGCGTCGACCTTGTGATTAACTACAAGGAAAATCCTGACTTCACCGGTATTATTAAAGAATATACCAATAAAGCGGGCGTCGATCTTATTCTTGATCATATTGGGGCAAAATATCTTGCACCGAACATGAACTCACTTGGCTACAAAGGGAAACTCGTCATTATTGGTGTGACCAGTGGCATTAAGGCAGAGTTAAATCTGGCTCTGATGATGGTAAAGCGTCAGCAGATTATCGGTTCTGTGCTTCGCTCACGCCCCGTGAAAGAAAAAGGGGAAATCGTCGCCGAATTCACCCGTCGCGCGTTGCCGAAATTCGCGGATCGCACCATTGTGCCGCTGATTCATGCGACATTCCCGATCGAACAGATTGTTGACGCGCACCGTACTATGGATGAGGATGCCCACTTTGGGAAAATTGTTTTGAAAATAGCGCAGTAA